Proteins encoded in a region of the Paenibacillus sp. W2I17 genome:
- a CDS encoding glycerophosphodiester phosphodiesterase family protein encodes MNNLCVAHRGFSSIAPENTMAAFLMAMERPEVQWMELDVQLSRDGVPVVIHDFTVDRTTNGKGLVRETDWADLQRLDAGAWKNKSYKGERIPALSELLDRSCGRVRLNIELKTQGDMYQGLPAAVIHEVRKRHMQNDVVITSFEPAALIEVKKLAPEIQTGLIIDARPGDLLTALRQMNCTFLSIGYTNVDKSLMNEMRSAGIRVMAWTVDDKTIMKKLAAVDPELMLCTNRPDVWELAFQETSSRFFRP; translated from the coding sequence ATGAACAACCTTTGTGTAGCGCACCGTGGATTTTCTTCTATTGCACCAGAGAATACGATGGCTGCATTCCTGATGGCCATGGAACGGCCTGAAGTTCAGTGGATGGAGCTGGATGTGCAGTTGTCGCGTGATGGTGTACCGGTGGTCATTCATGATTTTACAGTGGATCGCACGACGAATGGCAAGGGCCTGGTTCGGGAAACCGATTGGGCTGATCTGCAACGTCTGGATGCCGGAGCATGGAAAAACAAGTCTTACAAAGGCGAACGGATTCCGGCGCTGAGTGAATTGTTAGATCGCTCGTGCGGCAGAGTGCGTTTGAACATTGAATTGAAAACGCAGGGAGACATGTACCAGGGTCTGCCTGCGGCTGTTATACATGAAGTGAGAAAAAGACATATGCAAAATGATGTTGTGATCACCTCATTTGAACCAGCCGCTCTGATCGAAGTGAAGAAACTTGCACCGGAGATCCAGACGGGGCTGATTATCGATGCACGACCAGGTGATCTGTTAACCGCCCTGCGGCAGATGAATTGTACATTCCTCTCCATTGGATACACCAATGTAGACAAATCCTTAATGAACGAGATGCGGAGTGCAGGCATTCGGGTGATGGCTTGGACAGTGGATGACAAGACCATTATGAAGAAACTGGCGGCAGTTGATCCAGAACTCATGTTATGTACGAACCGTCCTGACGTGTGGGAGTTGGCATTTCAGGAGACGAGCAGCCGATTTTTCAGACCCTAA
- a CDS encoding aryl-sulfate sulfotransferase: MGHSTIYPTGATLYNPDKAWGGYTVYQAGEEGVVLIDMNGKEVHLWKGLLGFPAKILPGGYVLGSTGRRDPKFGIQDNVDLVQVDWDGNIVWKYNSYEHIEDPGYEPLWYARQHHDYQREGNPVGYYAPGLAPKTKSGKTLILAHKNVSNPQISDKPLLDDAIIEVDWEGKVLWEWLPNEHFEELGFDEAARNVLFRDPNTRSFGHLGGGVGDWLHINSASYVGPNRFYEEGDERFHPDNIIWDAREANIIAITDRQSGKIVWRLGPDYASPEVKHIGTIIGQHHAHIIPQGLPGEGNLLVFDNGGWAGYGLPNPASPFGLKHAIRDHSRVLEINPVTLEIVWQYTSAEAGFSVPTDSYKFYSPYISSAQRLPNGNTLITEGSNGRLFEVTAEHELVWEYVSPYTDGRNTNMVYRSYRVPYQWVPQLEKPQEVAIEAIDVSNYRVPGAAPKGSASIVSVETTLPFVEGAACVATSDEGKSGG; encoded by the coding sequence ATGGGACACTCAACAATATATCCAACTGGAGCGACGTTATACAATCCGGATAAGGCTTGGGGCGGTTATACCGTCTATCAGGCAGGTGAGGAAGGCGTAGTATTGATCGATATGAATGGCAAGGAGGTTCACCTGTGGAAAGGATTGTTAGGTTTTCCGGCCAAAATATTACCTGGCGGCTACGTGCTGGGCAGCACGGGTCGGAGAGATCCGAAGTTCGGTATTCAGGATAATGTCGATCTGGTTCAGGTGGATTGGGACGGCAACATTGTATGGAAATACAACAGCTACGAACACATCGAAGATCCGGGGTATGAGCCATTATGGTATGCCCGCCAGCATCATGATTATCAGCGTGAGGGGAATCCGGTAGGTTATTATGCACCTGGCCTTGCACCAAAGACGAAGAGTGGCAAAACACTTATTCTGGCTCACAAAAATGTGAGTAACCCGCAAATTTCAGATAAGCCATTGCTTGATGATGCCATTATAGAAGTCGATTGGGAGGGGAAGGTACTCTGGGAGTGGCTGCCTAACGAACATTTTGAAGAATTAGGTTTTGATGAAGCTGCTCGAAATGTCCTGTTCCGTGATCCGAATACACGTTCTTTCGGTCATCTGGGTGGTGGCGTTGGTGACTGGTTACATATTAATTCTGCTTCTTATGTCGGACCCAACCGTTTCTATGAAGAAGGAGACGAACGGTTCCACCCCGACAATATTATCTGGGATGCCAGAGAGGCCAACATTATCGCCATTACAGACAGACAGAGTGGAAAGATCGTGTGGAGATTAGGGCCAGACTATGCTTCACCTGAAGTGAAACACATCGGCACAATTATCGGGCAGCATCATGCACATATCATTCCCCAAGGTCTACCGGGAGAAGGGAACTTGCTCGTATTCGACAATGGCGGCTGGGCAGGTTATGGCCTCCCAAATCCGGCTTCTCCATTTGGATTGAAACATGCGATTCGGGATCACTCCCGTGTACTGGAGATTAACCCGGTCACCCTGGAGATTGTCTGGCAGTATACCTCGGCAGAAGCAGGTTTCTCGGTTCCGACGGATTCTTATAAATTTTATAGCCCATACATCAGTTCCGCCCAGCGTTTACCTAACGGCAACACCCTGATAACCGAAGGTTCCAATGGCCGATTGTTCGAAGTCACAGCGGAGCATGAGCTGGTCTGGGAGTATGTCTCCCCGTACACGGATGGGCGGAATACCAATATGGTCTATCGCTCATATCGAGTTCCTTATCAGTGGGTTCCACAGTTGGAGAAGCCGCAGGAAGTTGCGATCGAAGCCATTGATGTCTCCAACTACAGGGTGCCGGGAGCAGCACCTAAAGGTTCTGCATCCATCGTGAGCGTAGAGACAACTCTTCCATTTGTGGAGGGTGCAGCCTGTGTGGCAACGTCGGATGAAGGCAAGTCGGGCGGTTAA
- a CDS encoding ABC transporter substrate-binding protein — translation MRKPSIITGVLILFLATALLLSGCSSNAAGSGAKDATGKNTDNVKIRIADTSTNPTFRVAIAKGFFEKRGIDAESITFGSPAEGVNALFIKQVDIAYGADFPVLNALAKGEYSVVASAGQTTDEAAAAWKLYAREDIQSGADLKGKKVSFIRGTFIPYLWDEYLKDQGVALSDVTQIGQGAFDEAYIALKQGDLDAAWVIGSALTDKFDALEGVHQLTDMSQTPIRLGMGLVSSNEFIQANPEKISDFLAALDEASTYAQAHPEEVADLMYQETKQPKDATLKDLPINPWEVGFTQAAYDSLAGQKQYMVDTGIIEQDFDLDTKLDLTSLQQALPKKVTYSK, via the coding sequence GTGAGAAAACCATCCATAATTACAGGCGTATTGATATTATTCCTGGCTACGGCACTCCTATTATCCGGATGCAGTTCAAACGCAGCAGGATCTGGAGCAAAAGACGCTACCGGCAAGAATACCGATAATGTAAAAATTCGAATTGCAGATACAAGTACGAACCCAACGTTCAGGGTAGCCATTGCCAAAGGTTTCTTTGAAAAACGGGGCATTGATGCAGAGAGTATTACGTTTGGCTCACCGGCTGAAGGTGTAAATGCACTATTTATCAAACAGGTAGATATTGCGTACGGGGCGGACTTCCCTGTATTAAATGCTTTGGCTAAAGGGGAATATTCAGTCGTCGCTTCCGCAGGTCAGACTACGGATGAAGCGGCAGCCGCCTGGAAGCTGTATGCAAGGGAGGATATTCAGAGTGGAGCGGATTTGAAGGGCAAGAAAGTGAGTTTCATTCGAGGCACATTTATTCCGTATCTATGGGATGAATATTTGAAAGATCAGGGAGTGGCGCTGAGTGATGTGACGCAAATTGGTCAGGGGGCTTTTGATGAAGCCTACATCGCACTGAAACAGGGAGACCTTGATGCCGCTTGGGTTATAGGTTCCGCGTTAACCGATAAATTCGATGCACTCGAAGGAGTACATCAGCTGACGGATATGTCTCAGACCCCTATACGCCTTGGTATGGGACTGGTATCAAGTAATGAATTCATCCAGGCAAACCCTGAAAAGATAAGTGACTTCCTTGCGGCGCTGGATGAAGCATCCACGTATGCCCAAGCGCATCCTGAAGAGGTTGCCGATCTGATGTATCAAGAGACCAAACAGCCTAAAGATGCCACGTTGAAAGACCTTCCGATCAATCCATGGGAAGTTGGATTTACGCAGGCTGCTTATGATAGTTTGGCAGGTCAGAAGCAATATATGGTGGACACCGGAATCATCGAACAGGATTTTGATCTCGACACCAAACTCGACCTGACTTCTCTCCAACAGGCGTTGCCGAAAAAAGTGACATACAGTAAATAA
- a CDS encoding fumarylacetoacetate hydrolase family protein, producing MLTNIRNVYCVGRNYKLHAEELGNAVPDEPMIFMKPSHAVVPLNGETLELPATKGEVHYEAELVVQIGRSYEPGMAVDELVDAYAFGIDFTLRDVQTVIKKKGHPWTAAKGFKNSAPVTAFQAFPGAAALLEKDFTLTKNGEVVQRGNIRNMIFSLQDIVDYVGHHYGLGPGDVIFTGTPEGVGPTQAGDVLELAWDGESLGACTIGAAQ from the coding sequence ATGTTGACTAACATTCGCAATGTATACTGTGTAGGACGCAATTATAAACTTCATGCGGAAGAATTGGGTAACGCGGTTCCGGATGAGCCAATGATCTTTATGAAACCTTCTCATGCAGTCGTGCCCCTGAATGGTGAAACCCTTGAATTGCCTGCTACCAAGGGTGAAGTTCACTATGAAGCTGAATTGGTCGTTCAAATCGGCCGGAGTTATGAGCCAGGTATGGCGGTAGATGAGCTGGTGGATGCGTATGCGTTTGGTATTGATTTTACGTTACGTGACGTACAGACCGTGATTAAGAAAAAGGGCCACCCGTGGACAGCGGCCAAAGGATTCAAAAATTCCGCTCCGGTTACTGCATTTCAGGCATTCCCGGGTGCGGCAGCATTACTGGAGAAAGACTTTACATTGACCAAAAATGGTGAGGTAGTCCAGCGTGGTAACATTCGTAACATGATCTTCAGTTTACAGGATATTGTGGATTATGTAGGTCATCATTACGGCCTAGGGCCGGGCGATGTCATTTTTACAGGAACACCGGAAGGTGTTGGACCAACACAAGCAGGAGATGTGCTCGAACTGGCATGGGACGGCGAATCTTTGGGTGCCTGCACGATTGGGGCAGCGCAATAA
- a CDS encoding ABC transporter ATP-binding protein has product MSLPATQHTIHIEQLRKTYHAPTNGDVHYIIKDVDLVIKGGEFFVLLGPSGCGKSTLLNMIAGFISKSGGQLKVDNKEIDRPGRDRAMVFQQADSSLFPWLTVRENVEFGLRMSKVPKTQRREISDRYIQLVGLSAHEGKFPKELSGGMKQRVQLARVLANDSAILLMDEPFGALDAMTRRTMQKELVNIWKETHKTVIFVTHDIQEALLLGERIGIMSVGPSSNITDIYHNTLPYPRNIASSEFNTLYDRIQGHFEE; this is encoded by the coding sequence ATGTCCTTACCTGCAACTCAGCATACCATTCATATTGAACAGCTTCGGAAAACGTATCATGCCCCGACCAATGGGGATGTGCATTATATCATTAAGGATGTCGATCTGGTTATCAAGGGAGGAGAGTTCTTTGTCCTGCTTGGTCCCAGTGGGTGTGGGAAGTCAACGCTGCTGAATATGATCGCTGGCTTTATCTCCAAGTCGGGCGGACAGCTCAAGGTAGACAACAAGGAGATCGACAGACCGGGCAGGGATCGGGCAATGGTATTCCAGCAGGCGGATTCTTCTCTCTTTCCATGGCTAACGGTGAGGGAAAATGTTGAATTCGGACTTCGAATGTCCAAGGTACCTAAGACACAACGACGTGAGATCTCTGATCGATACATCCAGCTTGTGGGACTGAGTGCTCATGAGGGGAAATTCCCGAAAGAACTCTCTGGTGGCATGAAGCAGCGGGTTCAATTGGCCCGGGTACTTGCGAATGACTCGGCGATCTTGCTGATGGATGAGCCATTCGGTGCGCTGGACGCAATGACGCGGCGGACCATGCAGAAGGAACTGGTTAATATTTGGAAAGAAACACATAAAACCGTTATCTTTGTCACACACGATATTCAGGAGGCGTTATTGCTGGGTGAGCGCATAGGCATTATGTCTGTAGGTCCGTCTTCGAATATAACGGATATTTACCACAACACGTTACCTTACCCAAGGAACATCGCCTCGTCTGAGTTCAACACCCTGTATGACCGAATTCAAGGCCACTTTGAAGAATAA
- a CDS encoding ABC transporter permease, which translates to MKWLEKKWVSIPLLWVTVILIWQLGALIYGPDVIPGPWHTILGARELIADGTLMEYIGISFTRVLAGWVLGSIIAIPVGLIIGKVHLIRLFAEPFLNFIRFIPPIAFITLFLVWFGIGEQSKIALIMYATFFIVVLNTLTGVLSVEEDKIRSARSMGANERQILLHVIVPATTPYIFTGVRLAMGTSYMAIIGAEMIASNEGVGYLIWNSRLFFRTDWIFVGLISLGFMGFLTDRLFNWFGRRVLYRYGVIGGAKRV; encoded by the coding sequence ATGAAATGGTTGGAGAAAAAATGGGTGTCTATCCCGCTTCTATGGGTAACGGTCATCTTAATCTGGCAGCTTGGTGCCCTTATCTATGGGCCTGACGTAATCCCTGGTCCGTGGCACACGATCCTGGGAGCACGCGAACTGATAGCTGACGGTACGCTGATGGAGTATATCGGAATCAGTTTCACTCGTGTACTGGCGGGCTGGGTACTCGGAAGTATCATTGCTATTCCGGTAGGGCTGATTATTGGCAAAGTTCATCTCATCCGGCTGTTCGCCGAACCGTTCCTTAACTTTATACGTTTTATCCCGCCGATCGCCTTTATTACCTTATTTCTGGTGTGGTTCGGAATTGGTGAGCAATCCAAGATCGCGCTCATTATGTACGCAACCTTCTTCATTGTTGTGTTGAATACACTGACAGGTGTACTCTCCGTTGAAGAAGACAAAATCCGGTCGGCCCGCAGTATGGGAGCCAATGAACGGCAGATTCTGCTGCATGTGATTGTTCCGGCGACAACCCCGTATATCTTCACAGGTGTGCGACTGGCGATGGGAACCTCGTATATGGCCATAATCGGTGCTGAGATGATTGCCTCGAATGAGGGAGTGGGTTACTTAATCTGGAACTCCAGACTCTTTTTCCGAACAGATTGGATCTTTGTCGGGCTGATTTCCCTGGGTTTTATGGGATTCCTGACGGATCGATTGTTTAACTGGTTTGGTCGCAGAGTACTCTACCGATATGGGGTCATTGGAGGAGCGAAGCGGGTCTGA
- a CDS encoding DUF92 domain-containing protein yields the protein MDWIIGAVCASMVAGAAYAKKSLTLSGCLAAIMMGTIYYGAGNLFWFGTLLLFFITSTLLSRFRKDRKQELEKSYAKSGNRDAGQVMANGGMGMFLCLGYWIFPHPAWGYAFIGVMATVTSDTWATEIGSLSRKPPRSVLTWKVLTPGASGGVSLLGTFAAAVGGALIGAGTFFFSWIAGVEGLGLLSWIFVGLAGGLAGAFADSYLGATVQMMYRCTVCGREVEVHEHCGHPTVRARGWAWMSNDLVNVLSSVIGGCVAIGLGNILAL from the coding sequence ATGGATTGGATTATTGGCGCCGTATGCGCTTCTATGGTGGCAGGTGCTGCCTATGCGAAAAAGTCGCTAACCTTGTCTGGCTGCCTGGCAGCCATCATGATGGGAACGATATATTACGGAGCGGGTAACCTGTTCTGGTTTGGCACGTTATTGTTGTTTTTCATTACTTCAACGTTGCTCTCCAGGTTTCGTAAAGATCGGAAGCAGGAGCTGGAGAAATCCTATGCCAAGTCAGGAAATCGGGATGCTGGGCAAGTGATGGCTAATGGTGGGATGGGCATGTTTCTGTGTCTGGGATACTGGATATTTCCACATCCGGCATGGGGATATGCTTTCATTGGTGTAATGGCTACCGTTACATCGGATACATGGGCAACCGAAATTGGGAGTCTCAGTCGTAAGCCGCCGCGCTCTGTTCTCACGTGGAAGGTACTTACTCCAGGTGCCTCAGGAGGCGTTTCACTTCTCGGTACCTTTGCTGCAGCTGTAGGCGGGGCTCTGATTGGTGCGGGAACATTTTTCTTTTCCTGGATCGCCGGGGTAGAAGGGCTTGGTCTGCTTAGTTGGATTTTTGTCGGCCTTGCAGGCGGATTGGCAGGGGCGTTTGCCGATTCTTATCTGGGCGCAACGGTGCAGATGATGTATCGTTGTACCGTGTGTGGTCGTGAAGTTGAGGTACATGAACATTGCGGGCATCCAACGGTTCGGGCTCGTGGCTGGGCATGGATGAGTAACGACCTGGTGAACGTGCTTAGCTCGGTCATTGGCGGATGTGTGGCGATTGGATTGGGTAACATTTTGGCGTTGTAG
- a CDS encoding ABC-F family ATP-binding cassette domain-containing protein: MNIMTVEQIAKSYGEKILFKDASFGMADQDKIGVVGVNGTGKSTFLRVISGMEPADAGQISIGNDVRIQFLAQNPDFNPDNTVLQQVFEGDSMEMKTVREYTETMELLELNSSDPALQERLLRLNQQMEQLQLWQMESEAKSILSKLGIRQFDALMGTLSGGQRKRVALAAALIHPCELLILDEPTNHIDNDSVVWLEQYLQKRRGALLMITHDRYFLDRVANVMLELDHGRLFRYEANYTRFLELKAEREEREASSEQKRKNLLRTELAWIRRGAKARTTKQKARIDRFEQLKDQQGIQRSGSLEVSVGSTRLGKKILEIEHLSKSVGGRKLIEDLSYIAVPGDRVGIVGPNGSGKSTLLQMISGKLEPDAGVVDVGPTVNLGYFTQEHQEMDESLRVIEYIKEVAENVKTADGSLITASQMLERFLFTPASQWTPISRLSGGEKRRLYLLRVLMAAPNVLLLDEPTNDLDIQTLAVLEDYLDDFPGVVFVVSHDRYFLDRTVDKVLSFEGNGAVRVHVGDYSEYAEWMLKNAPGATQESDTGVAKVRQSSEKTTPAVSAAKPKLKFSFKEQREYDQIDENIEKAEANLVRINKEMEESFSDSARLQELMAEQVEAERHLDELMERWTVLNELAEQIEQSKS; the protein is encoded by the coding sequence ATGAACATAATGACGGTAGAACAAATTGCAAAAAGTTATGGCGAGAAAATATTGTTCAAGGACGCTTCATTTGGCATGGCTGATCAGGACAAGATTGGTGTCGTTGGGGTAAATGGAACCGGAAAATCCACGTTTTTGCGTGTAATATCTGGTATGGAACCTGCAGACGCGGGACAGATCTCGATCGGTAATGATGTACGTATTCAGTTCCTGGCGCAAAATCCGGACTTCAATCCAGATAATACGGTACTGCAACAAGTATTCGAAGGTGACAGCATGGAAATGAAAACCGTGCGTGAATATACGGAAACGATGGAATTATTGGAGCTGAATTCGTCAGATCCAGCGTTGCAAGAGCGGTTATTACGTTTGAATCAGCAAATGGAGCAGCTTCAGCTCTGGCAGATGGAGAGCGAAGCGAAGAGCATTTTGTCCAAACTGGGTATTCGTCAATTCGATGCACTGATGGGCACATTGTCTGGTGGACAACGCAAAAGGGTAGCACTTGCTGCTGCGCTGATTCATCCTTGTGAACTGCTCATTCTGGATGAGCCGACGAACCATATTGATAATGATTCGGTCGTATGGCTCGAGCAGTACTTGCAGAAGCGCCGCGGCGCACTGCTTATGATTACGCATGATCGGTATTTCCTGGATCGTGTGGCGAATGTCATGCTGGAATTGGATCATGGTCGTTTGTTCCGCTATGAAGCCAACTATACACGTTTTCTTGAACTGAAGGCAGAGCGTGAAGAACGGGAAGCCTCTTCCGAACAGAAACGCAAGAACTTGCTTCGGACAGAGCTCGCATGGATTCGTCGCGGTGCCAAGGCACGGACAACGAAACAAAAAGCGAGAATTGATCGGTTCGAACAACTTAAAGACCAACAAGGAATCCAGCGCTCGGGTTCATTGGAAGTATCGGTTGGCTCCACGCGTCTGGGGAAAAAGATTCTGGAGATCGAGCATCTTTCCAAATCCGTCGGTGGTCGCAAACTGATCGAAGATCTGAGTTATATTGCCGTACCTGGAGATCGGGTAGGGATTGTCGGACCGAATGGTAGTGGTAAGTCTACGTTGTTACAGATGATATCTGGCAAGCTGGAACCCGATGCAGGTGTGGTTGACGTTGGTCCTACGGTCAATCTGGGCTACTTTACACAGGAACATCAGGAGATGGACGAATCTCTTCGTGTCATTGAGTACATCAAGGAAGTGGCCGAGAATGTGAAAACAGCCGATGGCTCTCTGATTACAGCATCCCAGATGCTGGAGCGATTCCTGTTTACTCCGGCATCCCAGTGGACGCCAATCTCGCGTCTGTCTGGTGGAGAGAAGCGTCGCCTGTATCTGCTGCGTGTGCTGATGGCTGCGCCGAATGTATTGCTGCTGGATGAGCCGACGAATGATCTGGACATCCAGACACTCGCCGTACTTGAAGACTATCTGGACGATTTCCCGGGTGTTGTTTTTGTGGTATCCCATGATCGCTATTTCCTTGATCGTACTGTGGATAAAGTGCTGTCTTTTGAGGGCAACGGTGCTGTACGTGTACACGTCGGCGACTACAGTGAGTATGCGGAATGGATGCTGAAAAATGCACCCGGAGCTACTCAAGAGAGTGACACAGGAGTGGCGAAGGTGAGGCAGTCATCGGAGAAAACGACGCCTGCTGTGTCAGCGGCTAAACCGAAGTTGAAATTCAGCTTCAAGGAGCAACGTGAATACGACCAGATTGATGAAAATATTGAGAAGGCTGAGGCCAATCTTGTACGGATTAACAAAGAGATGGAAGAGTCATTTAGTGATTCTGCCCGTCTGCAGGAGTTGATGGCGGAGCAGGTTGAGGCTGAACGTCATCTGGATGAATTGATGGAACGCTGGACCGTTCTGAATGAACTTGCAGAGCAGATTGAACAGAGCAAGTCTTGA
- a CDS encoding MarR family winged helix-turn-helix transcriptional regulator, whose amino-acid sequence MSDRDWEALERTDWLFRKMVRRFVKERDRISVEGISLPGMLILHKIIREGEQRLGDLAEQLDFTSGAITALTDKLEKKGLTIRRRKEDDRRTVLLDITSSGREMYARNSNIGARCITLLFEGFTSEELEQQSQFYERVVANLEGFSDTVLELAESNGIQEHDRSSTSNLEQKQRENTGKRNYLSY is encoded by the coding sequence ATGAGCGATAGAGACTGGGAAGCGTTGGAGCGGACGGATTGGTTATTTCGCAAAATGGTCAGACGATTCGTCAAAGAGCGGGACCGCATCTCTGTAGAAGGTATCAGCCTGCCAGGTATGCTTATCCTGCACAAAATCATTCGTGAGGGAGAACAGCGGCTTGGAGATCTGGCAGAACAATTGGACTTCACATCGGGTGCCATTACAGCTCTGACCGATAAGCTGGAGAAAAAGGGACTCACCATCCGCAGAAGAAAGGAAGACGATCGCCGGACGGTTTTACTGGACATCACATCCAGCGGGCGGGAGATGTATGCGAGAAACAGCAACATCGGTGCCCGATGTATCACGCTTCTGTTTGAGGGTTTTACGAGTGAGGAACTGGAGCAGCAAAGTCAATTCTACGAGCGGGTAGTAGCGAATCTGGAGGGGTTCTCGGACACGGTGCTGGAATTGGCGGAGAGCAACGGGATACAAGAACATGATCGGTCCTCCACAAGTAACCTTGAGCAGAAGCAGCGGGAAAATACCGGGAAGAGGAACTATCTCAGTTATTGA
- a CDS encoding TetR/AcrR family transcriptional regulator, with protein sequence MNTVHGDKSEAILDAAYGIFGSKGFYETKMSDIADEAGIAKGTIYLYFKSKEQLFVAVSKRDCNSFISRLEYALNSHENTGDKLGAIAKTHLTYYYERRNHTKLFFMAPNNDPDLMQFMKEFMNQYMSMVCEVLESASVPEPVLLAKSYIGILDRLKMDIMLNPEFNEEDLNKRIAFSAALFLDGCRSFLKT encoded by the coding sequence TTGAACACTGTACATGGAGACAAATCGGAGGCTATTTTGGATGCAGCCTATGGTATTTTTGGCTCGAAGGGTTTTTATGAGACAAAAATGTCTGATATTGCAGACGAAGCTGGCATCGCAAAAGGCACCATTTATTTATATTTCAAAAGTAAGGAACAATTATTTGTAGCAGTATCCAAGCGGGACTGTAACAGTTTTATCAGTCGTCTTGAATATGCTTTGAACTCGCATGAGAACACAGGTGATAAACTTGGCGCAATAGCCAAGACCCACCTTACGTATTATTATGAGCGTCGCAATCATACCAAGCTCTTTTTTATGGCACCTAATAATGATCCGGATCTGATGCAATTTATGAAAGAATTTATGAATCAATACATGAGCATGGTGTGCGAGGTGCTGGAAAGTGCAAGTGTACCTGAGCCAGTCTTATTAGCCAAATCGTACATTGGGATTCTGGATCGTCTGAAGATGGATATTATGCTTAATCCAGAGTTCAACGAAGAAGATCTGAACAAACGAATTGCCTTCTCAGCAGCATTATTTCTGGATGGGTGTCGGTCCTTTTTGAAAACGTAA